The Streptomyces luteogriseus genome includes a window with the following:
- a CDS encoding glycogen debranching N-terminal domain-containing protein, whose product MICVALPGLAISTAEGQLTGRGLEGFYRAGRRVLSRCEIRVAGREPLAVQARMASADRARFVGTLRTSPQAGPDPDVIVERNRFADGTERITLHSAAPRPLRLPVEITLGTDLSDLGAIASGRAGPELSASVHGSGLRWSCATRNASVTAEPPPADALASAGLLRWELDLPPGGSRTVELRVRPDGAGPLRAAGRAATSPLAAACAEGDDPRAPALLRTSIEDLQALLLRDSAHPTDTHLAAGAPWRCGLAPADALVAARMALPLGTGLAAGTLRILARTQLTGPGAQSGMIPGPRRDAGPHLPPQCTGTEATLLFPTLLAEARRWGLPDQETEALLPAAERCLAWLRTTVGDGTYLRDPNPGGPVRCETQAHAHRAALLGADLLDSCGRAGGAALREWAQALRTAFARDFWVEDRGGGRPAAARAPDGSLVPHLGAAAVHLLDTGLLGGGELAPGLLDKVRTEKLARLLGGPVMDSGWGLRGLGAKEPGFNPFGHRTGAVRLQETALAVAGLAAAGYEREASSLLRGVLAAAEIFAHRLPEMYAGEQRTEGSAPLPHPAACRPAATAAAAGVLLLTTLVGIRPDAPAGTVTLRPVRGAPLGEIGFTGLRVAGAPFSVRVSRLGLAMVEEAADGLQLGV is encoded by the coding sequence ATGATCTGCGTCGCCCTTCCCGGCCTGGCCATCTCGACCGCCGAAGGGCAGCTGACCGGTCGCGGGCTGGAGGGCTTCTACCGTGCCGGCCGGCGCGTGCTCTCCCGGTGCGAGATCCGCGTCGCCGGACGAGAACCCCTCGCGGTGCAGGCCCGGATGGCCTCGGCCGACCGCGCCAGGTTCGTGGGCACGCTCCGCACGTCACCGCAGGCGGGCCCGGACCCGGACGTGATCGTGGAACGCAACCGCTTCGCGGACGGCACGGAGCGGATCACCCTGCACAGCGCAGCTCCCCGCCCGCTACGGCTGCCGGTCGAGATCACCCTGGGCACGGACCTGTCCGACCTGGGGGCGATCGCGTCCGGCAGGGCAGGCCCCGAACTCTCCGCCAGCGTCCACGGCTCGGGCCTGCGCTGGTCCTGCGCCACCCGCAACGCGTCCGTGACGGCCGAACCGCCTCCCGCGGATGCCCTCGCGTCGGCCGGCCTGCTGCGCTGGGAGCTCGACCTGCCACCCGGCGGCAGCAGGACCGTGGAACTGCGGGTACGGCCGGACGGCGCGGGGCCTCTCCGAGCCGCGGGACGGGCGGCGACCAGCCCTCTGGCCGCGGCGTGTGCGGAGGGTGACGACCCGAGAGCCCCCGCCCTGCTGCGGACGAGCATCGAGGACCTCCAGGCCCTCCTCCTGCGCGACTCCGCGCACCCCACCGACACCCACCTCGCGGCCGGGGCACCCTGGCGCTGCGGTCTGGCCCCCGCCGACGCGCTGGTCGCCGCCCGGATGGCGCTGCCGCTCGGCACCGGCCTCGCCGCGGGAACGCTCCGGATCCTCGCCCGGACCCAACTCACGGGACCCGGAGCGCAGTCCGGAATGATTCCGGGCCCCAGACGGGACGCCGGGCCGCACCTGCCGCCGCAGTGCACCGGTACAGAGGCCACGCTCCTGTTCCCCACCCTGCTCGCCGAGGCCCGCCGCTGGGGCCTCCCCGACCAGGAGACGGAGGCACTGCTGCCCGCTGCCGAACGCTGTCTGGCATGGCTGCGCACCACCGTGGGTGACGGTACCTACCTGCGCGACCCGAACCCGGGCGGGCCCGTCCGCTGTGAGACGCAGGCTCACGCCCACCGTGCCGCGCTGCTCGGCGCCGACCTGCTCGATTCCTGTGGCCGGGCGGGGGGAGCGGCGCTCCGGGAGTGGGCACAGGCCTTGCGGACCGCGTTCGCACGGGACTTCTGGGTGGAGGACCGCGGGGGCGGCCGTCCCGCGGCAGCCCGTGCACCGGACGGCAGCCTGGTTCCTCACCTGGGTGCGGCTGCCGTGCACCTCCTCGACACGGGCCTGCTGGGCGGGGGTGAACTGGCACCCGGTCTGCTCGACAAGGTCCGGACCGAGAAGCTCGCCCGGCTGCTCGGCGGCCCGGTCATGGACTCGGGGTGGGGCCTTCGCGGCCTGGGCGCGAAGGAACCCGGATTCAATCCGTTCGGCCACCGAACAGGAGCCGTACGGCTCCAGGAGACGGCACTCGCCGTCGCGGGACTGGCCGCCGCCGGCTACGAGAGGGAAGCAAGCTCACTGCTGCGCGGCGTACTCGCTGCCGCCGAGATCTTCGCCCACCGGCTGCCCGAGATGTACGCGGGGGAGCAGCGCACGGAAGGAAGTGCTCCGCTCCCGCACCCGGCAGCCTGCCGCCCGGCGGCCACTGCGGCGGCCGCAGGAGTGCTGTTGCTGACCACCCTCGTCGGCATCCGCCCCGACGCCCCGGCCGGGACGGTCACCCTTCGCCCCGTGCGCGGTGCGCCCCTCGGGGAGATCGGTTTCACGGGACTGCGCGTGGCGGGTGCTCCGTTCTCCGTGCGAGTGAGTCGGCTGGGCCTCGCCATGGTCGAGGAGGCGGCCGACGGACTGCAGTTAGGGGTTTGA
- a CDS encoding TetR/AcrR family transcriptional regulator, translating to MVTPSWADAPAQTAARRRGAVLERAILDAALDQLSTVGWNGLTMEGVAAGAQTGKAAVYRRWPSKEDLVADALRAGLPQFDAVPDEGDVREDLLVLCLRARDAMFSRPGFALRSVIHECDTAQAERFHGVIFEGVVQPTMKMLREVIDRGIKRGEVRPEAANGYVFDAMPAMMMYRSKMCGCEWRNSEVEEMIDQLMVPLLRPHGA from the coding sequence ATGGTTACCCCCAGCTGGGCGGATGCCCCCGCTCAGACAGCCGCCCGCCGTCGCGGTGCGGTACTCGAACGCGCGATCCTCGATGCCGCCCTCGACCAACTCAGCACCGTCGGCTGGAACGGCCTGACGATGGAGGGCGTCGCCGCCGGTGCCCAGACCGGCAAGGCCGCGGTCTACCGGCGATGGCCGTCCAAGGAGGATCTTGTCGCCGACGCCCTGCGTGCCGGCCTGCCGCAGTTCGATGCGGTCCCGGACGAAGGAGACGTCCGTGAGGACCTCTTGGTGCTGTGCCTGCGAGCCCGCGACGCGATGTTCTCCCGGCCGGGTTTCGCGCTTCGCTCGGTGATTCACGAGTGCGACACGGCGCAGGCCGAGCGCTTTCATGGCGTGATCTTCGAGGGGGTCGTGCAGCCCACCATGAAGATGTTGCGGGAGGTCATCGACCGTGGGATCAAGCGTGGCGAGGTGCGCCCCGAGGCTGCCAACGGCTATGTCTTCGACGCCATGCCGGCGATGATGATGTATCGCTCGAAGATGTGCGGATGTGAATGGCGGAACAGTGAAGTCGAGGAGATGATCGACCAGTTGATGGTTCCGCTGCTGCGGCCGCACGGCGCCTGA
- a CDS encoding NUDIX hydrolase has product MPYDPSAFPPFAVTVDLVVLTVRRHALCALAVRRGEPPFQGRWALPGGFVRADEDLAQAAARELAEETGLSVHDPSAPAQDNGAHLEQLATYGDPERDPRMRVVSVAHLALAPDLPAPRAGGDASNARWAPVEELLRQGGYGRDAEPVAPLAFDHAQILADGVERARSKIEYSSLATAFCPPEFTVGELRRVYEAVWGVALDPRNFHRKVTGTPGFLVPTGGTTTRQGGRPAQLFRAGGATLLNPPMLRPEV; this is encoded by the coding sequence ATGCCCTACGACCCGTCAGCGTTCCCGCCCTTCGCCGTCACCGTGGACCTGGTCGTGCTGACCGTGCGCCGCCATGCTCTGTGTGCGCTGGCGGTACGCAGGGGCGAACCGCCGTTCCAGGGACGTTGGGCGCTGCCGGGCGGTTTCGTACGGGCCGACGAGGACCTGGCGCAGGCCGCCGCTCGGGAGCTGGCCGAGGAGACCGGACTGAGCGTCCACGACCCGTCCGCCCCGGCTCAGGACAACGGCGCACATCTGGAGCAGCTCGCCACCTACGGGGACCCCGAGCGGGACCCCAGGATGCGGGTCGTCAGCGTCGCCCACCTCGCTCTCGCCCCCGACCTGCCCGCGCCCCGGGCCGGCGGAGACGCCAGCAACGCGCGCTGGGCTCCGGTCGAGGAGCTGTTGCGGCAGGGCGGTTACGGGCGGGACGCCGAGCCGGTCGCCCCGCTCGCCTTCGATCACGCGCAGATCCTCGCGGACGGAGTGGAGCGCGCCAGATCCAAGATCGAGTACTCGTCGCTGGCCACCGCCTTCTGCCCGCCCGAGTTCACCGTCGGAGAACTGCGGCGTGTGTACGAGGCGGTGTGGGGCGTGGCGCTCGACCCGCGCAACTTCCATCGCAAGGTCACGGGCACTCCCGGCTTCCTCGTTCCCACCGGCGGGACGACGACCCGCCAGGGCGGACGTCCCGCCCAGCTCTTCCGTGCCGGTGGCGCGACGCTCCTCAACCCACCGATGCTGCGCCCCGAGGTGTGA
- a CDS encoding MFS transporter, translating to MTTSPLLQDQKPGAARREGRPGIALTVIAACQLMVVLDATIVNIALPHIQDALAFSTTDLTWVVSSYTLTFGGLLLLGGRAGDILGRRRVFMTGILLFTLASLLGGLAQEPWQLLAARVLQGVGGAIASPTSLALITTTFPEGPERNRAFGVFAAVSAGGGAIGLLAGGMLTEWLDWRWVLFVNVPIGVLIAVLTPLYISESERHSARFDIAGAVTSTVGMASLVYGFIRAADEGWRDSLTIGSFAAAVVLLLAFGIIESRAKEPITPLRMFADRNRSGTYVIMLSLAAAMFGMFFYIVLFVQNVLGYSPIQAGLAFLPVTVVIALGAGLSQRFLPVLGPKPFMLVGSALAMTGLAWQALISSDSSYVGGVLGPMLVFGFGMGLNFVTLTLTAVSGVAPHEAGAASGLLNTTQQVGGSLGLAILTTVFGTATRDEAEKQLPRFMAEATPEQKAEFARTQQLPAPWGHEVLAQGISTAFIPAAAMAVLALATAWLVIRVRKSDLEALSGSAGPGLG from the coding sequence GTGACAACCTCTCCATTGCTCCAAGATCAGAAGCCAGGTGCGGCACGCCGGGAGGGACGCCCCGGCATCGCGCTCACCGTCATCGCGGCCTGCCAGCTCATGGTGGTACTCGATGCCACGATTGTGAACATCGCGCTCCCGCACATTCAAGACGCGCTCGCGTTCAGCACCACCGACCTCACCTGGGTCGTCAGCTCCTACACCCTCACCTTCGGCGGCCTGTTGCTCCTCGGCGGCCGCGCCGGTGACATCCTCGGACGCCGCCGGGTCTTCATGACCGGCATCCTCCTGTTCACCCTGGCCTCGCTGCTCGGCGGGCTGGCCCAGGAACCCTGGCAGTTGCTGGCCGCCCGGGTCTTGCAGGGCGTGGGAGGCGCTATCGCCTCGCCCACCTCGCTGGCGCTCATCACCACCACGTTCCCCGAGGGGCCGGAACGCAACCGGGCCTTCGGTGTCTTCGCCGCGGTCTCCGCGGGTGGTGGTGCCATCGGTCTGCTCGCGGGCGGCATGCTCACCGAGTGGCTCGACTGGCGCTGGGTGCTCTTCGTGAACGTGCCGATCGGTGTGCTGATAGCCGTGCTCACCCCGCTCTACATCAGCGAATCCGAACGGCACTCCGCCCGCTTCGACATCGCGGGCGCCGTGACCTCGACCGTCGGCATGGCGTCTCTCGTCTACGGCTTCATCCGCGCCGCGGACGAGGGATGGCGGGACAGCCTCACCATCGGCTCCTTCGCTGCCGCCGTGGTGCTGCTGCTGGCCTTCGGGATCATCGAGTCCCGGGCCAAGGAGCCGATCACCCCGCTGCGGATGTTCGCCGACCGCAACCGCTCGGGCACGTACGTGATCATGCTGAGCCTGGCCGCGGCGATGTTCGGCATGTTCTTCTACATCGTGCTGTTCGTACAGAACGTGCTCGGGTACAGCCCGATCCAGGCGGGGCTCGCCTTCCTGCCCGTGACGGTCGTGATCGCGCTCGGCGCCGGTCTGTCGCAGCGGTTCCTGCCGGTGCTGGGCCCCAAGCCCTTCATGCTCGTGGGCTCCGCGCTCGCGATGACGGGACTGGCCTGGCAGGCACTCATCAGCTCCGACAGCTCGTACGTCGGCGGGGTCCTCGGCCCGATGCTGGTGTTCGGCTTCGGCATGGGGCTGAACTTCGTGACGCTGACGCTCACCGCCGTCTCGGGCGTCGCCCCGCACGAGGCGGGTGCGGCATCGGGGCTGCTCAATACGACACAGCAGGTGGGCGGCTCGCTGGGTCTGGCCATCCTGACGACGGTCTTCGGCACGGCGACCAGGGACGAGGCCGAGAAGCAGCTTCCGCGGTTCATGGCCGAGGCGACCCCGGAACAGAAGGCGGAGTTCGCCAGGACCCAGCAACTCCCCGCGCCGTGGGGACACGAGGTGCTGGCCCAGGGCATCTCGACGGCCTTCATCCCGGCCGCCGCGATGGCCGTCCTCGCCCTGGCCACGGCCTGGCTGGTGATCCGGGTCCGCAAGAGCGACCTGGAGGCGCTCTCCGGCTCGGCCGGACCGGGGCTCGGCTGA
- a CDS encoding RecQ family ATP-dependent DNA helicase: MEHTSNAELRAAADAVLTRLVGDVSGEARLREDQWRAIEALVADRRRALVVQRTGWGKSAVYFVATSLLRARGSGPTVIVSPLLALMRNQVEAAARAGIHARTINSSNTEEWDAVQDEIAAGEVDVLLVSPERLNNPDFRDQVLPRLAAATGLLVVDEAHCISDWGHDFRPDYRRLRTMLADLPPGVPVLATTATANARVTADVAEQLGTGGSSDALVLRGPLDRDSLSLSVLRLSDAAHRMAWLAEHLDELPGSGIIYTLTVAAAEEVTAFLRQRGHTVASYTGKTENADRQQAEEDLLGNKVKALVATSALGMGFDKPDLGFVVHLGSPSSPIAYYQQVGRAGRGVEHAEVLLLPGREDEAIWKYFASLAFPSEELVRRTLDILGHAEKPLSLPALEPLVELRRSRLETMLKVLDVDGAVKRVKGGWIATGQPWTYDAERYAWVARQREAEQQAMRAYASTTDCRMEFLQRQLDDEAAKPCGRCDNCAGPRFTADMSDEALDAARVDLGRAGVEVEPRRMWPTGLPAIGVDLKGRIPAGEQAASGRALGRLSDIGWGNRLRPMLAPAAPDGPVPDDVAKAVVDVLADWAKGPGGWVPGAPESGPRPAGVVTVASRTRPQLINSLGARIAEIGRLPLLGAVEYAGDAYPGSRSNSAQRLKALDGALAVPPALASALSEAQGPVLLVDDYTETGWTLAVAARMLRRSGAQGVLPLVLAVQG; encoded by the coding sequence ATGGAGCACACGAGTAACGCGGAACTCCGGGCGGCGGCCGACGCCGTCCTCACCCGTCTCGTCGGGGACGTCTCGGGAGAGGCCAGGCTGCGCGAGGACCAGTGGCGGGCGATCGAGGCGCTGGTCGCCGACAGACGCCGTGCCCTGGTCGTCCAGCGCACGGGCTGGGGCAAGTCCGCGGTGTACTTCGTGGCGACCTCGCTGTTGCGGGCGCGGGGCAGTGGTCCGACGGTGATCGTGTCGCCTCTCCTCGCGCTCATGCGGAACCAGGTCGAAGCGGCTGCCAGAGCCGGCATCCACGCCCGGACCATCAACTCCTCCAACACCGAGGAGTGGGACGCCGTTCAGGACGAGATCGCCGCGGGTGAGGTGGACGTCCTCCTGGTGAGTCCTGAACGGCTCAACAACCCGGACTTCCGGGACCAGGTGCTCCCCCGTCTCGCGGCCGCCACGGGGCTCCTCGTGGTGGACGAAGCCCATTGCATCTCCGACTGGGGACACGACTTCCGGCCGGACTACCGCCGGCTGCGCACGATGCTCGCGGATCTCCCACCCGGTGTGCCGGTGCTCGCGACCACCGCCACGGCCAACGCGCGCGTGACGGCCGACGTCGCTGAACAACTCGGTACCGGCGGCAGCTCCGACGCCCTCGTGCTGCGGGGTCCGCTGGACCGGGACAGCCTGAGCCTGAGCGTGCTGCGCCTGTCGGACGCCGCGCACCGGATGGCCTGGCTCGCGGAACACCTCGACGAACTGCCGGGGTCCGGAATCATCTACACCCTCACCGTGGCAGCCGCCGAAGAGGTCACCGCCTTCCTGCGGCAGCGGGGGCACACGGTCGCGTCGTACACGGGCAAGACGGAGAACGCCGATCGCCAGCAGGCCGAGGAGGATCTGCTGGGCAACAAGGTCAAGGCACTGGTCGCCACCTCCGCGCTCGGCATGGGCTTCGACAAGCCCGACCTGGGCTTCGTGGTGCACCTGGGCTCGCCCTCCTCCCCCATCGCCTACTACCAGCAGGTGGGCCGCGCCGGACGCGGTGTGGAGCATGCCGAGGTGCTCCTGCTCCCGGGCAGGGAGGACGAAGCGATCTGGAAGTACTTCGCGTCGCTGGCCTTCCCCTCGGAAGAGCTGGTGCGTCGCACCCTCGACATTCTCGGGCACGCGGAGAAGCCCCTGTCGCTGCCCGCCCTGGAGCCTCTGGTGGAGCTGCGCCGCTCGCGCCTGGAGACCATGCTCAAGGTCCTCGACGTGGACGGGGCGGTCAAGCGGGTGAAGGGCGGCTGGATCGCGACCGGACAGCCGTGGACGTACGACGCCGAGCGGTACGCATGGGTGGCACGTCAGCGCGAGGCGGAGCAGCAGGCCATGCGCGCGTACGCGTCGACGACCGACTGCCGTATGGAGTTCCTGCAGCGCCAGCTGGACGACGAGGCTGCCAAGCCATGCGGACGCTGTGACAACTGCGCCGGTCCGCGCTTCACCGCCGACATGTCCGACGAGGCGCTCGACGCCGCGCGCGTGGACCTGGGCCGGGCCGGTGTCGAGGTGGAGCCCCGACGGATGTGGCCCACCGGCCTGCCGGCGATCGGAGTGGACCTCAAGGGACGCATCCCGGCCGGTGAACAGGCCGCGTCGGGACGCGCGCTTGGACGCCTGTCGGACATCGGGTGGGGCAACCGGCTGCGCCCGATGCTCGCACCCGCGGCCCCTGACGGTCCCGTGCCCGACGACGTGGCGAAGGCCGTGGTGGACGTACTGGCCGACTGGGCCAAGGGTCCCGGCGGCTGGGTCCCGGGCGCTCCGGAGAGCGGGCCGCGTCCGGCGGGCGTCGTCACCGTCGCCTCACGCACACGACCGCAGCTGATCAACTCCCTGGGGGCACGCATCGCCGAGATCGGCCGACTGCCGTTGCTGGGCGCCGTCGAGTACGCCGGCGACGCCTACCCGGGCTCTCGGAGCAACAGCGCCCAGCGGCTGAAGGCACTCGACGGGGCTCTGGCCGTGCCGCCCGCCCTCGCGTCCGCTCTCTCCGAGGCCCAGGGTCCGGTCCTCCTGGTGGACGACTACACGGAGACCGGCTGGACTCTCGCGGTCGCTGCCCGCATGCTCCGACGCTCCGGCGCACAGGGGGTGTTGCCGCTGGTGCTGGCCGTGCAAGGCTGA
- a CDS encoding DUF4192 domain-containing protein translates to MTNHSETTGSPENGDITGPEARGGHRNGEEDKKRSEPSGSHAAGPAYGSHGNEHQVTLRTPAELADALPYLLGYRPEDSIVLVALHDRDGRGRFGGRARLGIPGNADDWPSAARQLSHGLVTGSERRGVRPESMVAFLCQEPEKGQTGRQVMERLRPLAQRLRVECGSLDVVVVEALCISEGRYWSYCCDNAACCSPDGAPMGLPGTSVLAAAATYAGIQVRGTLRELRARLLPWESAVALEQEAALDAASMALVPKILDDTGRAAVADETLDLAGRILDRFAEAQPASGMLLADLRDDELLGHDEAARLILGLQDRATRDRAAEWMEGDQAGRALRLWRTLARRCVGPYGEHAAAPLTLAGWVAWSTGDELEAREALAMALGADPDYLFARLLHQACNEGLDPESIRSCLRSEREGRGRVVPDLVEPRAAGDEPAARETTPASETEPHDRHSPAVAPSDSGPLDKPSRTVAPPPGSGAFSPPPPAAATPDCGAFGKPAPAAVRPEAGSSEVLPPTTVPSRRRRRFRPAGTTGAASGRISVEDRDRAARTPRRRRPADSTRPAGDNEKSSCPSRDTPASTTRSGSMRRAGTRVRPAKKAAMPCRDTGQEAVQPGHDGGEQE, encoded by the coding sequence ATGACGAACCACAGCGAAACGACCGGATCCCCCGAGAACGGTGACATCACCGGGCCTGAGGCGCGGGGCGGGCACAGGAACGGTGAAGAGGACAAGAAGCGGAGCGAGCCGTCGGGGTCGCACGCCGCCGGTCCCGCGTACGGCAGTCACGGCAACGAGCACCAGGTCACCCTGCGCACCCCGGCCGAACTGGCAGATGCCCTGCCGTACCTGCTCGGATACCGCCCCGAGGACAGCATCGTCCTGGTCGCGCTGCACGACAGGGACGGACGCGGGCGGTTCGGAGGCCGGGCCCGGCTCGGTATCCCCGGGAACGCGGACGACTGGCCGTCCGCAGCCCGGCAACTGTCCCACGGCCTCGTGACGGGCAGTGAGCGCCGAGGGGTCCGGCCCGAGTCGATGGTCGCCTTCCTGTGCCAGGAACCGGAGAAGGGACAGACCGGCCGGCAGGTGATGGAGCGGCTGAGGCCTCTGGCCCAGAGGCTGCGCGTCGAGTGCGGATCCCTGGATGTGGTGGTGGTCGAGGCGCTGTGCATCTCGGAGGGCCGTTACTGGTCCTACTGCTGCGACAACGCGGCATGCTGCTCTCCTGACGGAGCGCCCATGGGCCTGCCCGGCACCTCCGTGCTGGCCGCGGCGGCCACCTACGCCGGTATCCAGGTGCGCGGCACGCTGCGGGAGCTCCGGGCCCGGCTGCTGCCCTGGGAGAGCGCCGTGGCACTCGAGCAGGAGGCCGCCCTGGACGCCGCCAGCATGGCGCTGGTGCCGAAAATCCTGGACGACACGGGCCGCGCCGCCGTGGCCGACGAGACGCTGGACCTGGCCGGGAGGATCCTGGACCGCTTCGCCGAGGCGCAGCCCGCCTCCGGCATGCTCCTGGCGGATCTCCGCGACGACGAACTGCTCGGGCACGACGAGGCCGCCCGGCTGATCCTCGGCCTCCAGGACCGAGCGACCCGCGACCGCGCTGCCGAGTGGATGGAGGGCGACCAAGCCGGACGTGCCCTTCGCCTCTGGCGGACACTGGCTCGCCGCTGCGTCGGGCCCTACGGTGAGCATGCCGCCGCGCCGCTCACCCTGGCGGGCTGGGTCGCCTGGTCCACCGGCGACGAGCTGGAGGCCCGCGAGGCCCTGGCCATGGCCCTGGGCGCCGATCCCGACTACCTCTTCGCCCGCCTTCTGCACCAGGCCTGCAATGAAGGTCTCGACCCGGAGTCGATCCGAAGCTGCCTGCGATCCGAGCGCGAAGGCCGTGGGCGCGTGGTGCCCGACCTCGTGGAGCCTCGGGCGGCCGGGGACGAGCCCGCGGCACGCGAGACAACCCCGGCGTCCGAGACCGAGCCACACGACAGGCATTCGCCGGCAGTGGCGCCGTCCGACTCCGGGCCGCTCGACAAGCCCTCACGCACCGTGGCGCCGCCGCCCGGGTCCGGGGCCTTCAGCCCGCCCCCGCCGGCCGCGGCGACGCCCGATTGCGGGGCCTTCGGTAAGCCCGCGCCGGCAGCGGTGAGGCCAGAGGCCGGGTCATCCGAAGTGCTCCCGCCGACAACGGTGCCGTCACGCCGTCGTCGGCGCTTCCGCCCCGCTGGTACCACCGGAGCAGCCTCCGGACGTATCAGCGTGGAAGACCGTGACAGGGCGGCTCGGACCCCCCGTCGGCGCAGGCCTGCGGACAGCACGCGCCCTGCCGGCGACAACGAGAAGAGTTCCTGCCCGAGCCGTGACACACCGGCAAGCACCACGCGGTCCGGCAGCATGCGAAGGGCCGGTACGCGTGTGCGTCCGGCGAAGAAGGCGGCCATGCCCTGCAGGGACACGGGTCAGGAAGCCGTACAGCCCGGTCACGACGGGGGCGAACAGGAGTGA
- a CDS encoding ADP-ribosylglycohydrolase family protein, whose protein sequence is MTVDSSPDVRLERALACLRGLSVGDALGSQYFVPVNYPLLKRGEVPSGPWQWTDDTEMAGSVVAVLAAHHRIDQDALAHSFAEHHDFDRGYGPAVNRLLRLVREGGDWRELAAALFKGQGSWGNGAAMRIAPLGAWYADDPEQATHQAEISAYPTHQHREAVVGAMAVAAAAAFAAAPDGPPGAEALLDGVIDLVPKSAVGAGLRRARDMLDYGDPGTVAAVLGCGRRTTAHDTVPFALWSAARSLGDYERAFWTTAQVGGDVDTTCAIVGGVIASGKAGAPPAEWVERTEPLPDWVPTSA, encoded by the coding sequence ATGACCGTTGATTCCTCCCCCGACGTGCGCCTGGAGCGCGCCCTGGCCTGCCTGCGCGGACTGTCCGTCGGAGACGCCCTCGGCTCCCAGTACTTCGTGCCGGTCAACTATCCGCTGCTGAAGCGCGGCGAGGTGCCCTCCGGGCCGTGGCAGTGGACGGACGACACGGAGATGGCCGGCTCGGTCGTCGCCGTCCTGGCCGCCCATCACCGCATCGACCAGGACGCCCTGGCGCACTCCTTCGCCGAGCACCATGACTTCGACCGGGGCTACGGTCCTGCCGTCAACCGACTGCTGCGGCTCGTCCGGGAGGGTGGCGACTGGCGGGAACTCGCCGCCGCGCTCTTCAAGGGGCAGGGGTCCTGGGGCAACGGCGCGGCGATGCGGATCGCTCCGCTGGGGGCCTGGTACGCGGACGATCCGGAGCAGGCGACCCACCAGGCGGAGATCTCCGCCTACCCCACCCACCAGCATCGCGAGGCCGTCGTCGGAGCCATGGCCGTCGCCGCTGCAGCCGCTTTCGCCGCCGCCCCCGACGGGCCGCCCGGCGCCGAAGCCCTCCTCGACGGGGTCATCGACCTGGTACCGAAGAGCGCCGTGGGCGCGGGACTCCGCAGGGCGCGGGACATGCTCGACTACGGCGACCCGGGCACGGTCGCGGCGGTACTGGGGTGCGGGCGCCGGACGACCGCCCACGACACCGTGCCCTTCGCCCTCTGGTCGGCGGCGAGGAGCCTCGGCGACTACGAGCGGGCGTTCTGGACGACTGCCCAGGTCGGCGGGGACGTCGACACCACGTGCGCCATCGTCGGGGGCGTCATCGCCTCGGGGAAGGCGGGGGCGCCGCCCGCCGAATGGGTCGAGCGGACGGAGCCGCTCCCGGACTGGGTGCCCACGTCGGCCTGA
- a CDS encoding ribonuclease HII produces MPYEPPTHTVERSLRATTGAKIVAGVDEVGRGAWAGPVTVCAAITGLRRPPEGLTDSKLLTIKRRTTLAEELRTWVTSYALGHASPEEIDALGMTAALRLAAGRALDALPVRPDAVILDGKHDYLGAPWRVRTVIKGDQSCVAVAAASVIAKVQRDKMMAELGIDHADFGFADNAGYPSPVHKAALAERGPTPYHRLSWAYLDALPQWRHLKKVRSWADGSVPEIEGQLGFDF; encoded by the coding sequence ATGCCGTACGAACCGCCTACTCACACCGTCGAGCGCTCCCTTCGAGCCACGACCGGAGCGAAGATCGTTGCAGGTGTCGACGAGGTGGGCCGCGGCGCGTGGGCCGGTCCCGTCACCGTCTGTGCGGCGATCACCGGACTGCGCCGTCCGCCCGAGGGGCTCACGGACTCGAAGCTGCTCACCATCAAACGACGCACCACCCTCGCCGAGGAACTACGGACCTGGGTGACGTCGTACGCACTGGGACACGCCTCCCCGGAGGAGATAGACGCTCTGGGCATGACGGCCGCGCTGCGGCTCGCGGCAGGGCGTGCGCTGGACGCACTGCCCGTGCGTCCCGACGCGGTCATCCTCGACGGCAAGCACGACTACCTCGGGGCGCCCTGGCGGGTCCGCACGGTGATCAAGGGTGACCAGTCGTGCGTGGCGGTCGCCGCGGCCTCGGTGATCGCCAAGGTGCAGCGCGACAAAATGATGGCCGAACTGGGTATCGACCATGCAGACTTCGGTTTTGCGGACAACGCCGGGTATCCATCCCCCGTGCACAAGGCCGCACTGGCGGAGCGGGGCCCCACCCCCTACCACCGGTTGTCGTGGGCGTATCTTGATGCGCTGCCCCAGTGGCGGCACCTCAAGAAGGTCCGCAGCTGGGCGGACGGAAGTGTTCCGGAGATCGAGGGGCAGCTCGGCTTCGACTTCTGA